AAAGAACTTCTGGTTTGAAAGATCGCGCAGGAGCTGATTCCAACCAAAATGTGCTACATTTGGCGAATGAGCTGAAGCAACGCAACAAGGATCAATTCGTAAAACCACTGGACGCTAGCTTTACGCTGTGGGCGAATTACATCCAAGGATCAGCTGCACATTTACGGGATGATCTGTTGGCTGGGCCACCACCAGAACACCTGAAGAACCTTTTTATAACAGTCGGCGAAGTGGGTGCTCAACGAGTATTGAACAATTCGTTCGATGATGCTTCTGTTGCGGAGACTGTGAATGAAAGCATTGCAACCGAGTTGAAAGAAATTGAATATGCGATCGATAAGGTTGAATCAAGTGTTGCAGAATTACGGCAGAAACTGAGTCAGCTACAAATGAGCATAACGGAAAGGAAAACACTTATATCTGCTTTCAAGCGCTCATTAAAAGTTACTGAGCGAGAAGAATCCAGATTAATCTCGGATGACATTCAAGACTGCGCTGACATCGACCATGATTAGTGGTTGCAGCCGCCATTTtttatcaataaataaatacattgaAACATAATTCTcctgttttttattttatctgaAAATATCAAATACAAAACGTTTATGGTTTAAACTTGCCTCCTGGGTAATATCCACACTTACGAAACAAATTCTTCGCATCAAAATTTCTATATTCCATGAGGATTTCCAgtacaaataattttaaatctttGAGTTTCAATTCGTTAAATTCCTTTTTGAAACGTTGTTTAACTAATccgaataaaatttcaatgggGTTGAAGTGGGGGCAATAGCCCggaaggaatacaaacataatACCCAGCGAACGAAAGTATCGGACAATGTTAGCATCTGTGTGAATTCTCGCACCGTCAAGTATCCAAATCGAATTTTTCCCGGGGTATTGGTGTACTGGACCACGTAAAGCGAATTCACGACAAGCCTCAAAAAACTTTAGTCTTGTGAACGTACCATCTGTCATGGATGCTTCGAGTAACCCTCCGATTCCTAGAAAACACAACAGGGAAATCCTTGCCCGACGTACGTGGTTACCATGATTCAGAACTCTTTTTCCGATCGGTCCATAACCCTTATCACGGTTCATATCGCGGTTATCGAAGCTGACTTCATCCAAGAAGAGTATGTTGAACGTGTCCCATTGAAGGCTTTGAAGTTCGCTACAAAAGAAGTCTATATCCTCGTCTTTGATCTGTACGGCACGCTTTTCAAGTACTTTTCTCGAAAATCCAATTCTGGTGAGTATGCGGCAAATAGTTGACAAGCTTATTTTCTTCCGGAAAGTATCTTCAAAAAGCGTTTTAGCTTCATCCAGATAAGTAGAGGGATACTCGATATATAACTGACGAATCCACTCCACTTCTTCCTCACTGAGCTTGTGAAACCTGCTGCGAGAAGATTGTCCATTACGGAAGGACTGCTGTCCCTCGTATTCGCGAATCCATTTGCTGAGCTTGTGAAACCTGCTGCGAGAAGATTGTCCATTACGGAAGGACTGCTGTCCCTCGTATTCGCGAATCCATTTGCTGATAGTAGAATGGTGCTTGCAGTATAATGTTGCCAACTCGGATCTTGACTTGCTGAGATAATAGTAGGCATACAATGCATGGTATTTCGTGTTTTCTGATGCTTGATGGTGAGATACATTTTCCAGTATCTGGGAGTGTTTGTCCAACATCCTTTTTGCCAACAATAACTTCCGGACTACTTGCAAAAATAGCTTTCATTAATATGAAATAACACCGATTGTTTATTACTAATGATATAAATAATATCAACAGAAAGGCGATGTTTGACAGCACCTGTCAGATTAAATTtttgacaggattcttccgtGCATCTTGCTTGCATCTTGCTTGCATGTTGTCTGTAATGCtaatttcagaagaaaattgcaataacagcgctactatttgatgaactatcaaacgtcgaacgtcgaaacggaatgcagccaccaaaatgataaccgaaaatggGTGAGTGAgggtgatcaaaatactcgcgcccagtaataatgctctaacgcgcttcaacacttcagatacttaccacggtacagaagccatagtgatctaccgcttgcccagcagcagaaactgtaatgaaaaatacattttctgcaccatacagtttcattattttcatctattcactaattataaacaaaactgtacacgctcaaatgaatccagccattctccgagtaaaatgataggcaaaagtttttgttccctttcatttttttgaaatcaaatttgtattgcataacatttctagacctgcaacAAGACCTTCAATATGGAAATATATACTTGAgaatcggtataacatttttatttatttaacaaacaaagctattgtaattttattgttttcaattgttatttcatcaatataataaatccatgaaatattccaaaattatattaattcaataacattagacgaatttccagatcatccaaaccgaatacttttaaaatttgtgtagtttttggatgagaaatactaaacataagcgaacaataaaaatataatagaatatatcggaaacatttaaatatattgttattttaatgtacgtacaataaagatcttttacaaccgtgaacattttacaataagcatacaatagtttgtattgtttgccacacaatctattgtatttcaatgggttatgtcatacaagttactgtaaatttttatccgggtggcCCTCCTCGGCTCACTAGTCCCACTCCGTACGTCAGCTTTGAAGTGACTAGCGCCGAGCCGACCTGCAGTAACTTTGAACGATTGCCACGCGGCAGTTTTGTTCCGATCATCTGGAGAATCCGTAACCGGGAGTCGCATGCTTTCTTCACCGCTGTACAGTGCGGCTTGAAAGTTAATGTTCGGTCAAGAGTGACGCCCAGGATTCGCAGACGGTTGTTTTTCGGAATGGCAGTTCGGTCAATGGTGATCTGCTTCTCTGGCTCTCGACGCGCGTTGGGGCTACAGTAAAACGTCTGCGATTTCGTCGCCGATATGGAGAAACCAACGCTCTTCGCCCACTTGTCCACAGCTTTGACCGCAGTTTGCAGTTTTCGGTATAATCCTTGTCCTTTTGGCCCTCGTACCACGAGGAAGATGTCGTCTGCGTACACAAGGATTTCGACGCCCACCGGAAGAACTCGAAAAATAGGCTGCATAGCAACGAGGAACAGCGTTACGGAAAGAACGGAACCCTGTGGTACTCCGTTCTCCAGCGGATATTCTCCGGACATGTGTCCTCCTATAGATACCTTGAAAGTGCGCTCCGAGAGGAAGCTCTGCAGTAGGTTAAGCATCCGACCACGTATCCGCCAAGACTTTAAGGTTCGCAGGATGCCGTGTCGCCAGGTGGTGTCGTAGGCCTTCGATAGGTCCAG
The sequence above is drawn from the Armigeres subalbatus isolate Guangzhou_Male unplaced genomic scaffold, GZ_Asu_2 Contig1141, whole genome shotgun sequence genome and encodes:
- the LOC134202300 gene encoding uncharacterized protein LOC134202300 codes for the protein MLDKHSQILENVSHHQASENTKYHALYAYYYLSKSRSELATLYCKHHSTISKWIREYEGQQSFRNGQSSRSRFHKLSEEEVEWIRQLYIEYPSTYLDEAKTLFEDTFRKKISLSTICRILTRIGFSRKVLEKRAVQIKDEDIDFFCSELQSLQWDTFNILFLDEVSFDNRDMNRDKGYGPIGKRVLNHGNHVRRARISLLCFLGIGGLLEASMTDGTFTRLKFFEACREFALRGPVHQYPGKNSIWILDGARIHTDANIVRYFRSLGIMFVFLPGYCPHFNPIEILFGLVKQRFKKEFNELKLKDLKLFVLEILMEYRNFDAKNLFRKCGYYPGGKFKP